In the Nothobranchius furzeri strain GRZ-AD chromosome 1, NfurGRZ-RIMD1, whole genome shotgun sequence genome, ctctctctcgctctctgggtgtgtcgtcctttaaggtaatatgggataaaatcaaattacctatcacTACACGTTTAGATCCTAGAATGTATTGAAATATTTTAGAGCTCTTCTGTTCAAGAAGACAATAACACAAATACTAAGTTTCACTCGGTGTAATATTTTTATTGAACTCTGCTTCTTCTAAGTTTATGACAACCATGAACCAAAGGCTTGTTCTTTTTTAGTTTAAAATCCTTTGttagacaggttatcactggttttcatgtaagaagctgacccccccccccccccccccccccccgtcaaaACACAGATTTTAATCCTCACAGAGGCATAATTATCCAAAGACAGACTCAGAATGATTAAAATGAAGAATTAGAAGCTAACTGCCTTATTCCCAAATGATTAGACTGACGAAACACTGGATGACTCCACTCCCACGGCCTTCTTCACGTGTGTACGCATGTGTCTCCTCAGCCTGGTGGATGTAGAGAAGCCCTTCCTACAGAACGGACAGCCGTGTGGCTTTTCCCCCGTGTGTGTTCGAATGTGCATGTTAAGGTCAGATGAACATCTGAACCTTTTCTCACAGAAGGAGCACGAGTAaggcttttctcctgtgtggatgcGTCTGTGTAGGAGCAGCTCACCAGAGGTGAAAAAGGCATTTCCACACTGGGAGCACTGGTGGGGTCGCTCCCTGGTGTGAGTTAGATTGTGGCGTGTGAGTGAAGCCGACTTGGAGAACTTCTTACCGCAGCAGGCACATGAAAACGGTTGTTCACCCGAGTGACTTTTGAGGTGTTCAGTCTGAGatcgttttgttttaaagctcttcGGGCACTGATGACAGCTGAAGGGTCGGAGGGTACTATGGGTGCGTTGGTGTCTCGCCAGCTCTCCGTTTGTGAGGAAAGTCTTCTTGCAGGTGGTGCACACGTACGGCCTCTCACCTGTGTGGATCCTCTCATGGCGAGCGAGGCTGGCCAGCTGGGTGAAGCCCTTTTCACAGACTGAGCACCGGAACGGTCGCTGACCGCTGTGAGTCAGCAGGTGTCTGTTGAGGATCTGGAGCTGTGTGAAGGTCTTGCCACACTTTGCACAGGAGTGTGGGCGCTCCATGGAGTGGGTCTGCTGATGCTTGTTTAGAATCCACACATGCGTAAAGCTCTTTCCACACGCACAGGTGAAAGGCCGCATGCCCGTGTGTTTCATCTGGTGTCTCTTAAGGTCAGAGGCACGACCGTAAACCTTTTCACACGTAGAGCACTTGAACTGACGTCTCGCCACGTGACTCTGTCTGTGTCTCAGTCGATCCAGGATGCTGTTGAAGCTCTCGCCACATTTCTGACATTTGTACTGACGGCTCTCTTTCTCTGGCGACTCCTCTGCTGCCACCACCTCTGTTGTCAAGTCTAGAGGCGGGTTGCAAGTCTGTCCACAGGCGGTCCGCTCAAAATGTAGCTTGAGCAACCCCATCTGAGTGAAGCGTTTACCACACTGGGAGCAGAGGAAGGAACGCTCCCCAGT is a window encoding:
- the LOC107383253 gene encoding zinc finger protein ZFP2; this encodes MDNTCRVENTDIFLPLSSLRLLMPPLRLLSAAMWQVAQRRDVLDYEKLDEFVTLVTTTVPDLLSPKQRGKLLLRLRARVILELCKCAQTANILCVQPHLERIRPPGYSGSGDAEVDTEEAIFVELIQTLLSDSAEREHFYQEVFPAEYLSYDTDIQLLVWEFLSKLERLLPVPTLGQSILWLTSAPSILSECIHALSDPDDLRVLLQHHESLESLSTQGTTVEMSTQVFACSECPFFHMQESYLLQHIEHSHPEQYTKLQNNSQTNKAPKKKTRRTEFPQPFPIHDRPNPHTCPDCGRTFTRASDVTRHQRTHTGERPYTCGECMRGFKNSWDLTRHQHIHTGERSFLCSQCGKRFTQMGLLKLHFERTACGQTCNPPLDLTTEVVAAEESPEKESRQYKCQKCGESFNSILDRLRHRQSHVARRQFKCSTCEKVYGRASDLKRHQMKHTGMRPFTCACGKSFTHVWILNKHQQTHSMERPHSCAKCGKTFTQLQILNRHLLTHSGQRPFRCSVCEKGFTQLASLARHERIHTGERPYVCTTCKKTFLTNGELARHQRTHSTLRPFSCHQCPKSFKTKRSQTEHLKSHSGEQPFSCACCGKKFSKSASLTRHNLTHTRERPHQCSQCGNAFFTSGELLLHRRIHTGEKPYSCSFCEKRFRCSSDLNMHIRTHTGEKPHGCPFCRKGFSTSTRLRRHMRTHVKKAVGVESSSVSSV